GAGCGCAAGGATTCTGCCTTACCTCATCCTCTTTCTCGCGTTTGCTCTCAGTTACTCACACGGCGGTCGCGCTCTCTCGCCGCCGGTAGCGCTCTCTCCGGTGACTCTCTACTGCCTTTGCCTCAGTCCTGCTTCCATTTTTCACTTTCCTCACTGGTTAGTCACAACTAGTTCTTCAATTTAGTTTATGCTCTTTCATATGCATAATTTACTTTTCAATTTGTGTTTCACCTTTCCACTTTACCatgtttcattatttttttacctGCAGTTTTGCCCTTACTTGTTTAGACAAACAACTTATTTACAGCTTATAGATTAAGGATTTTcatgataagtgcttatgcttatgtataaactatCTCTAcagtaaaagataaaaataaagttttttttttctttctataagctatcttggagaaAAATAAAAGCTTAAAACAGCTTATGAATGAATATGTCATATAAGTTGTTTTAATAAGTTCTCTCAAACAATTTCACAAAACTTATGTCAGTAGTTAAGCTCAAGTGAGCCAATTCAAACAAGCCCTTAATTAGTTTTGTGTCATTTGTTTAGAGATCATGCAAacatatttatttcttttgttataGGATTATATGTAGTTTTGATCCtagaaatatgttttttttaatctttgcaaatgtaaaataatttgtaTGTTTTTAATCTTTGCAAATGTACcactttttaattttagttcatGTAAAATAATTTGTATGTTTTTAATCTTTGCAAATGTACcactttttaattttagttccTATAAAATTTGTTCATCTTGGAATCGGTCCTGAAATATATGTGTGATATTCATGTTAGACCTTATGTTAACTTGATCCTTATATAGCTCATTTTagagggactaaaatgaaatcAAGTCTAATGTAGACAAATATATTAGGGTTTAAAACATAATAACAAGTACAAAAATCTATCAGTACTGTGGGCCcttttggattagcttattttagagcttatgaaaaataacttatgcaaataaataaacttttatgttaattcataagttctcactagcaaaaattgtatcttcataaggtattatttcataaaagaccttaacaaacttataaataatacataaaagcttattttttttgtataacttgttttgtataagctcaaaaataagtcaatccaaacaggccctattatttatttacaagtACTAAAACCAAagaaatatttattcaaggacaaaaacaaaaaagtagtATATTTAATAGGACCAGACCCCTATTTAATTGTTGTTTCAAATGATTTGTTTTTgtattgaattttgttttggatgactctttttttttcttcttcttgttcttctatAGCCATTGCTACCTTCTGCTGGAAGCTACAAGAGGCTATCCATTTCATCCTCTATGAAGTTTGTGAGTCACTATCTAATTTTCTGTTTAGTGGCATATGAAAGAAtcttctttttatgtttttgtttcttgtaGAAATTTCTCTTCATGACTGAAATTTTTGTTATCTTCCTTGGCTTTTTTCAGACATGTTTGAGCAAAGGTAGTGGCTTTCACTTCCCACCATGTCACATGTTGAATTTTTGTGGCATAAGAATCTTATTCGATTGCCCTCTAGATCTTTCTGGTCTTATGGCCTTCTCCCCCATACCTACTTCTTTGGATGCCTTGTTATTTGAAGAAAGCAACAACAATGAGAAGAGACATAAAATTGAAGATCTCCTTGATGCAAAAAGCTTAATTTTTGCCGAACCGTGGTACAAGACTGTTAATAATTTGCATCTATGGAATGCCTCTTTAATAGATGTCATATTGATCTCGAGTCCAATGGGTATTATGGGATTACCCTTTCTTACTCGACGGAAGGGTTTCTCAGCTAAGGTAGTTTTCCTTTTCCCCTTGATGTTGCatgattttctttatttttatttttattttttaaaacttggtatgcatgattttctttattaattgaactatgtgcTCATTTCTGTCTCCAAATACTGTTTGCTTAGTATTTTTTTGTTCAATTGGTTAGATCTATGTAACTGAAGCATCGGCAAGATTAGGCCAGCTAATGATGGAGGATCTTGTATCAATGCATGCAGAATTTAGGCAGTTTTATGGACCGGAGGAGTCTAATTTCCCTCCATGGCTTAGGCAGGAAGAACTTGAAATACTTCCTTCTGTATTGAAAGATATATTGCTAGGAAAAGATGGAGTGGAATCAGGTGGTTGGACGCCCATGTACAGGTGATATACCCTTAATGTAATTTGCATTTTTCACAAACTTACATCCAACATAGTCCTTGTTATTGTATTGTAGCTTAGGCGTTGCCTTTTACATTGCTATGTATAACTGTTTTTGCTgtgttgatttattttttgaaaataattacaAGTGTTGGTTGTTAAGGTTATAATGTGTAGAATTTCTCAGTGCAGCTGATGTGAAGGATTGTATACTAAAGATCGACACAGTTAATTATGCTCAGGAAGTTTGCTACAATGGTACATTGGTTATAAAAGCATTCAGCTGTGGTGTAGAAATAGGCAGTTGTAATTGGATTCTAGATGGTCCAAAGGGGGATATTGCTTATCTTTCAAGCTCCTGCTTCTTTTCTGCTCATACAATGACTTTTGATTACCGCAGTCTACAGGGGACTAGTTCATTAATTTATTCAGATTTCTCATCCTTGAGTGATGCACAAGATATTGAGGATGGGGATAATAACTCTGATCCAACTTCTGATACGTTATTACCCTTGAGGTATGagattttgaaatattattCACGTACATACTCTAAGTTGTATCTAGACACTTACAGTTATTGCAGCTCAACAATTCAAGTTGTCATGATAAGCTTGAATTAATTGAGATATCTGTCtgtaatatttacttttttgtcaACTATTACTGCAGTTTTCAAGATTTGGATGAATCCAGCCTTAACTCTGATGAGAATttagaagaaaaggaaaaactgGTTTTCATATGTTCATGTGCTATAGAGTGTGTCAAAGATGGTGGTTCGGTTCTTATTCCTATTAATCGACTAGGAACTATTTTGCAGCTTTTGGAGGAAATGACAACATCACTCGAAGCTTCAGCTATGGAGGTATCCTTTCTTGTTTTGATATCCTCTCTACGATGTAAATAAGGAATGTGTTTGTGGGTTTGTTAATTAGCCTGGTTTGAAATTGTTGGCCACAACTGTCTTGCAAACCATATTCCAATATCTTTTTTAGTTGGTTGTTCTTACACACAGGTAAAATGCTTGTCTTTACAAAGACTTTCCTTCAAAAGTTTGTAAAGTGTACTAGAATCAAGTAAACGTAACAAGCAAAATGATTTTTGTAGCAAAAATCTGAGATTCCTGTTTGCTGACTTTGAAGTATTCATCGTTTTTCAATTTGTAGGTTCCAATTTATATAATTTCTTCAGTGGCTGAAGAATTACTAGCGTTGCTTAACATCATACCAGAGTGGCTTTGTAAACAGCGGCAAGAAAGAGTACGTACATTTAGAATTATGAATTTAGTCCATTGTGCTTGAATGCTAAAATGTGCACATTATGAATTTGGTCATGCAGTTATTTGCTGGGGAACCTTTGTTTGCGCATGTCAAGCTTCTAAAAGAGAAAAAGATTCATGTGGTTCCTAATATTCATTCACATCAACTTTTGTGAGATTCTTACCTTGTTTACCCTCTCTTCTCTATTATCAAGAACAACTGTtgataatgaaaataatttgattatatttagtttccttttgcaccttctagatgcaaaatcaTGTGTTCTACTAGCAATGTTAATTGTTTTTAGCAATTTTGCATTTCCTTACTAAGAGTTTGAGTTTTCATTCATAACCTCAAAATGCATAAATCACAGATGGTTTtgcttgacatttttttattttctcactGACATATTGTTTGTAGAACGAACTGGCAAGAACCCTGCGTTGTATTTTGTCCTCACTGGAGTCTGCGTATTGGTCCCGTTGTTCATCTGCTTCGACGTTGGTGTGGCGATCCAAAATCTTTGCTTATCCTCGAGGTGTGATATATTCCTCAAAACTGTGCTTCATCAGAGTCACTCATtcctttatatttaattttttttttttattagaaatctATGTTGATATGTGTGGTCTTACAAGTTTTGTCCTTTTATTGAAGTTGTAATTGCATTAACCAATGTATGTACTCTTTGTAGGATATTGTGAATCCTGAGCTAGCACTCTTACCTTTCAAGCCAGTTGCAATGAAGGTTCTTCAATGTTTGTTTCCCTCTGGAATAGGGTAGGTTTTCCTTTACCTTTATCCTTACTTACTTATATACTCATTAATGTATTTGTCATTTTGCAAATAATTTTCCAAATGTGAAAAAACATCTAGGCTATATGTAACTAGAAGTGATTGTGTAGCCCCAGGCACATAGGGGAGAGAAAAACCTATCAAGAATGTAAAATACAACCCTATAAAGTTTTTTGATGATTGTAGAACAATATATGGATGATTGCATGGTTTTCTCGGTATCATGTGTGAATTGTTGTTTTTAGTCAGGGTGGACTACACTTCATATCATATTTCCTCTTTTATTGTTAGGGACTATAGGACTTTTATCTCACATTTCCTTTTTTTGACTCGGAACCCCCGGTTAAGAATTCagatgaaaattttcaaaatggcaACTTCTTTAGAATTTGGTCAATAAAAAGTGTAGTCCCTGCTCCATACCAAAAAAAGTGTAGCCTCTGCTGATGAAAGTTTGATTTCTGTATTTAACTTCCCCTCCATATTTGCAGGTTGCAGAAAGTTCAACCTTTACTCAAGACACTGCAGCCAAAGACTGTTATGGTAATTGTACAAATGTGTCTTTATACACTTACTTATTGTTTTGTAAGATTGTAAACTTGATGTGCTTATGATCCATTTTCTTTCTAATATCTTATTCTGTAGTTCCCTGAAGATTTGAGATTGAAGACGAGTTTCTCATGTGAAAAGTCTTTCTCAGTTTCATATTATACTGAAGCCGAACCCCTAAAAGTATCATGCCAAAAGGACAGTTCAGAGTTGAAAATTGCAGCTGATTTGGCTTCCCAGTTTTATTGGAAAACCTTTAAAAAGGAAGGAATTAATGTCACAAGATTAAAGGGGAATCTATTAATGGAAAATGGCAGACACCACTTGCTCTTggataataacaaaaaaacttCCGAAAGTAATAGTTCTTTGGTACGCTGTGGTTTAGCAGATTACAATAAATTTCTACCTGCATTATCAGAGATGGGAATCAATGCATCCATTGAACTTGTTAAAGATGATGTTGAATCACAAAATGTTTGTCTAGTTCATACAAAGGAACCTTACAAAGCTTTGATTGAGATTGGAAATACCAGTACTGTTATTACAACTGCCGATGCTAACGTTGCTTCTATCCTTTATAAAGCTATAGACAACATTTTGGACGGGGTTTAATATcgatagattttattttattgatgttTGTAAAATCCTTGTATCTCTGCATATTATCCGTAGTTATAAGTTATTAACACAATTGTTAGGTGATACTACTTCGTAAAATCCTCGTGTATATCTGTTCTCTGCAAAGAGTAGAAGCATTTTTATTATGGTCCCTAGTTAGCACTACAAATTCCAACTGAATTGCCATTAATCAAACATGTTGCAGAACTCAAGCCCTTGTAGGACATGAGCCAACTGTTTACCAACTGATTTaaagaatttttaatttaaatactgTTGAATTTTCAGTCCATGTTTGAATTAGATTAGAAAACAGTACAAACAACATATAAGGAACTATACCTAGGTTTTGTCCAAAAAATTTCCTATTATGTGGAAGATTCCGTTTTAtttattatctttttaattAGTAGAATATAGATGGAGAAATATAAAACTCAGAATGGATTTAGAGATATAAGAACAATCATTCTTCGTTGTTTGATATTCTGTAGTGCGTTGCGAACGGTCCATAATTTACCATCTTGAAGAGAAGCTCTAAGGCTTGTGCATCACGGTCAGATCGGAGATCTTTTGTTTGTTCTCAATATCATGGCTGAGCCGGTTACTGGTGCATTTCTTTCGTCTTTCTTTGAAGTGATTCTTGAGAGGTTGGCTTCAGGCGATTTCAATGACTACTTCAGCAGAAACAATCTTCATGTTGAGCTTGTTGACAAACTTAGCATTACCCTCAATTCTTTAAATAAAGTGCTGGAAGAAGCAGAGAAAATGCAGTACAAAAGCACATGTAAAGAAGTGGCTTGATGATCTTAAAGATGCTATATATGAGGCGGACCAAATTTCCTATGAGATTGCTACTGATGCACAACTGAATAAGCTGAAAGCTGAATCTGATTCTGTTACCAGCACAACATTTGAATCTAGGATCAAAGAACTAATAGAGTTGCTAGAACTTCTTGTGAAGCAAAAGGAAATATTGGGATTGAAAGGAGGTGCTCGGTGTGCTAGTAATGAAGGTGGCATCAGCTGGAAATCATTGAAAAAATTGCCAACTACATTGCCAGAGGACAAAGCGAATCTACACGGTAGAGATGTTGAGAAAGAGgaaataatcaaatttttacTTTCAGATAATGATGGTAGCAACCGTGTACCCGTGCTCAGCATAGTCGGTTTAGGTGGGATGGGCAAGACCACCCTTGCTGAGGTTGTGTATAATGACGATAGGATTAAGGAGCATTTTGAACGTATAGCTTGGGTCTATGTTTCAGAATATTTTGATGTTGTTCGACTTACCAAAGAAATACTTAGTAGGTTAGATAATTCTTTAGCTGACGAAGTGGACTTGAATCAACTCCAACAACAACTGTATCAAAGATTAACAGGCAATAAATATTTGCTTGTTCTAGACGATGTTCGGAATGGCAAAGATGAATGTTGGGAGCAGTTACTACTTCCCTTTAATCATGGTTATCCGTTATGGAAAGGCCGCCACTAGGAGGAGAGGGCTATCAACGAGTTGTAGACTCCCTAATTAAAGACAATTATGTGTTTTCTTAATCGATGAGAAAAAGGTtatccgttagatggagccgccACTAAGTGAGAGGCCACTCttaggaggaaagggctatcaacgagatggagccATCTCTTGATTCTCTCGCAACGGtttctttttattcaatttaGTATCCCTTGAACTGAATAGATGTGAATTTTGTTCCCGGTTTCCATCGCTTGGGCAGCTCCCTTCTCTTAAGGAGCTTTATATTTCAGAATGTGATGGAATAGAGATCATCGGTGAAGAGTTTTACGGCTATAATTCATCAATTATTCCATTCAGTTCCCTTGAAAGTTTGGGATTTGATAACATGTACGGTTGGAATGAATGGTTATGTCCTAAAGGCTTCCCTTCTCTTAAAGTACTTTTTATAACAGAATGTCCAAAGTTGAAAAGGGCATTGCCTCAACATCTTCCTTGTTTGGAAAGATTGGTGATTTTTGAATGCCCGGGAGTTGGAGGCTTCAATTCCTGCTAATATCAGAGTGCTAGAGCTAGCCGGATGCGTAAATGTTTTCATAAATGAATCACCATCCAGCTTAACAACAATGGGTGCAAATCTTGAATGGTCTTCTTTTGATTTGTGAAGCTGTAATTCACTTTGCAATCTGTCTATAACAGAGGATTGTCATGACCTAATCTCAGATTATGACTGGCGCAGGCTAACACTAACTCATCATATGTCCAGCCCGTGCAAGCCTAATGCACTAGCTATAATCTATATACTATAACAAATatacttatttaaaaattatagaattatTGAAACTATAGCTCGACGGGGAGGACCCCTGGTCCTACGTATCGCTAAACGATTAGGGAATCAGAGCCACCTAGTTCTCTAAGTGTTGGTTAACTAACAACAAAGTATATAAAAACTATCTCATCAATGGTACAACTCAAAAGAGAAATTGCATCATACTCaaatcataaatatataataacaatcAAATCTCACACATGGATTTCTATAAACATATCTGCAATCgaacataataaaaacttgTCGTATATCTCTTATAATTTATTCCATTCCACTATGTGCATAACGAATACAGATACTACATTATATCTCTGTTGTGGCAATCGgataccacattatctcttcgtgATGGCGAACGGATACgacattatctcttcgttgtggcgaacGGTTATACCACgttatctcttcgttgtggctAACAGCATTCTATTCGTTGTTCGAACTCAATTCTCTAAAAGAATTCAGAGTTAGTGATGACTTTGAAAACGTGGAGTCCTTCCCGGAGGAGAATCTCCGCCACCAACTCTTAACTCTTTCCGTTTGGAAAATTGTTCGAAGCTAAGAATAATCAACTACACTATTTCTCTTGTAATAGACCTTTTTTATGTCCTCCAAGTCCTTCTCAGCCCTAGTGACAATCACACGGGTTAGTGCGTCCTCGTCAGTTCCATCACTTTCCATCGTGTTGCGTAGAACCTACAAATATTCCTTATAACGATTGAAAGTTGCCACAAGTTGAGTTTTGCTCCTCTTTATCGGGAACTCTGTAACCTGGTGGAACCTTCCATATATACTTCCTCATCTAATTCCCCGTGTAGGAAAGCATTACtcacatccatttggtaaaGTTCTCATCTTTTGGCCACTGCAACAGTAAGCAAACACCTCACAGTTGTCATTTTGGCAACTGGTGCGAAGGTAATTTCATGGAAGTCATCCCCTTCGACTTGTGTGTATCCTTTCGCCACGAGTCGTGTTTTGTATTGTATTTTACCTTGTATACCCATCTGCAACCCACTGCCTTCTTTCCTTTAGGGAGACCCACACGGATATGGGGATGGATACGactattttttcaaactgcgcgtatggggatgggtactatagtaccatACTCATACCCTactcattgtcatccctaataaATTTCTTATTATTATACGGATATcgaatataaacaaaaaaatatttatatttttcagttTCAAATATAAGTAACTAACATGgtttcactcttttttttttaacaaccgAGGGTCCGTTAGAAAAGTTTACCCTTAAGATGGATAAGCGGATGAATTTATATTCTTAACTAGTGTTAGTGTCAGATAACACGGAATTTgtcattaaattaatataaattttatttttgaatagcCTATTATTTAACAATAGTATTAAATGCACAATTGGTAGTACTAATATTTATTATGAAGTTTATAGGATCACATAAACAAATTCTACGATCTCTCAGAATATTAGTATCACTACAAGAATAGAGGAAAAGCCAGCCCCCTTCATTTCATGTGgtgttttctctttttaaacACATGTCTAACACCTCATTGGAAGAATAGAGGAAAAGCCCACATGTGTCTTTCTTTAATTGGGCTAGCTTGGTCAaatgtttttctcttcttttactATATGCACCACATTTAACCATAAATCTATTAAGTTGAACCAACAAAATAAAACTACACACAATATTGTTTTAATAGAGAAAAACACTTAATTGactcaataaatcaaaaattgcaatttatttaaaatgactctaaattaaacactaaattaataaaataatattaagaacttattaaaaagactctaaaaataGTGATTGATGAGGATCTCATCATTGGGCATAATTAATCATGtttaatctaatcatgaaactaatttgagtaatttgttatcatacatgaaattaccaagagaaagagtaattagatgaaccaaaggatcaatcgcttttctttatcaatttgaACTTTAAgtcatttttttagtttatgatCAAAACTTTGAACCAAGCAAACTCCCCCCTTTTGTTACtattatgtcaattttcttAAGTATGCCTCCAATTTGCATTTGAATTACAACAATCTCTGCGGAAAGAACgatttattatactacttgacggcgatttagtacacttgctaaatttctatcagaGCGCATTGTACTATTGTACTATTTTACTCTAAATGGTAGAGTACTATTATTCAAGGACAAGATAGTGGAAATATATTACTACTTGAGGCAATTCATTCAAATTCCACTACATCAATAGTATAACAATAGCTGACAACCTTTTATTCACCAACGGTGATTCACAAACGTCTCTCCTTATAAATAGAAGACACATTTATTGAGGAATGACTACTGCATTACTGCAAACTATTAATATACAAGCACAAAGCCTTCAAGTTCTGAATCTTTGAAACATATTTGCAAGAACACTTGTAATTCTGTTTTGATTCTTTGTATATCTTAGTATTAAGTGTTCAAGTCTTGGTGCTTTGTATTATCATATATTTATCTTAATTTCATTTAAGTTAGAAGTCTTGCTTAGTGCTTGAGCATTTGGAAGTCTCTTGTGAGTTGTAACTTGAGCATTGGTAGTTTCTTGCTTAGTGCTTGAGCATTTTGTAATCTTTAGTGATTGTTTTAGTGAACTCCCTTGAAAGTGCAATAAGACTGGTGTACTCTCGATTTGTGAGGGGTGATCTCCAATGATGATTAAAACACTAGTATCATAATACTCGATTGGTAATCTGGAAAATCGTATCCACATTAATTGTTGTCATTTCAATTGAGATAATGATCATAAATTAATCATGGTCCATCCAATAGCGTTGTAGAACCATATCCTTTTACGAGACAATCTTCTCTTTCACACTTTGTTCTTCATTATCAATTAATAGATCATATCATAGGATATCAACATATGATTAGAGTTACCAGTAAACTTATGGCAACCGATCCGTTAACCTTTCTTGTGCTCCTATCTTTAGGATCATCTTCCTCCTTCTTGATTTCATGTTTCTCAAGAGAAATTTCTACCATAGCGCTAGccatctttttattagtatcaGGATTGGTCCCGACAATTTGAAAGTCCAACCACGAATGTTAAAAACAGgctcttaataaaaaaatgtaaaaaatttcaaaaagaatTATCCTTATCGAAATAGGAAAtaacaccaataaaataaaataaaaaatagtcatatttgTAATGAACATAAAATAATATCCATAATCTAATCAAAGACAAATTAAAAGATATCACCGAGTGTTTTTGAAATGAGtctcttcatttaatttttggaGACATACTTCCATATTATAAATGTTTTGAGCCCCCTAAAAATGGAGCCCAACTCTATAGGGTTGGAATTACACGTTGAAGGTCAGATGTGATTAGTACCAACCTTTTaacaaaaactaattttttttctttactaaaaaactataaaatcaTTGGTTTATGGATGTATTATTAATTAACCTTGTTTAGATTAtattctttttcatttgttCCACTAATTTGTTACAAAATCAATTGTTTTAAGACcgttatatttattatatataaatgtgCATTTATTTCTATGCTTATAAATTGAGgttgttttgttcaattttcatTATCAAATCAATATTTAACATATTATATCGAAATTAAGATCAACAAAAAGAAGAGTTATGGAAAAGTGTGAGAAGAAAAAGATTGTTTCAATATGTGTGATGATAATGTTAGTTGTGGCAAACGCTAATGATTCTCCTCCACCTTCACCAAAAGGAATGACTTGGATTCATCAATGTGAAGACCAATGTGTTTCTCAATGTGATTGGGA
This portion of the Trifolium pratense cultivar HEN17-A07 linkage group LG3, ARS_RC_1.1, whole genome shotgun sequence genome encodes:
- the LOC123913236 gene encoding integrator complex subunit 9 homolog isoform X2; the protein is MKFTCLSKDLSGLMAFSPIPTSLDALLFEESNNNEKRHKIEDLLDAKSLIFAEPWYKTVNNLHLWNASLIDVILISSPMGIMGLPFLTRRKGFSAKIYVTEASARLGQLMMEDLVSMHAEFRQFYGPEESNFPPWLRQEELEILPSVLKDILLGKDGVESGGWTPMYSAADVKDCILKIDTVNYAQEVCYNGTLVIKAFSCGVEIGSCNWILDGPKGDIAYLSSSCFFSAHTMTFDYRSLQGTSSLIYSDFSSLSDAQDIEDGDNNSDPTSDTLLPLSFQDLDESSLNSDENLEEKEKLVFICSCAIECVKDGGSVLIPINRLGTILQLLEEMTTSLEASAMEVPIYIISSVAEELLALLNIIPEWLCKQRQERLFAGEPLFAHVKLLKEKKIHVVPNIHSHQLLTNWQEPCVVFCPHWSLRIGPVVHLLRRWCGDPKSLLILEDIVNPELALLPFKPVAMKVLQCLFPSGIGLQKVQPLLKTLQPKTVMFPEDLRLKTSFSCEKSFSVSYYTEAEPLKVSCQKDSSELKIAADLASQFYWKTFKKEGINVTRLKGNLLMENGRHHLLLDNNKKTSESNSSLVRCGLADYNKFLPALSEMGINASIELVKDDVESQNVCLVHTKEPYKALIEIGNTSTVITTADANVASILYKAIDNILDGV
- the LOC123913236 gene encoding integrator complex subunit 9 isoform X1, translating into MKFTCLSKGSGFHFPPCHMLNFCGIRILFDCPLDLSGLMAFSPIPTSLDALLFEESNNNEKRHKIEDLLDAKSLIFAEPWYKTVNNLHLWNASLIDVILISSPMGIMGLPFLTRRKGFSAKIYVTEASARLGQLMMEDLVSMHAEFRQFYGPEESNFPPWLRQEELEILPSVLKDILLGKDGVESGGWTPMYSAADVKDCILKIDTVNYAQEVCYNGTLVIKAFSCGVEIGSCNWILDGPKGDIAYLSSSCFFSAHTMTFDYRSLQGTSSLIYSDFSSLSDAQDIEDGDNNSDPTSDTLLPLSFQDLDESSLNSDENLEEKEKLVFICSCAIECVKDGGSVLIPINRLGTILQLLEEMTTSLEASAMEVPIYIISSVAEELLALLNIIPEWLCKQRQERLFAGEPLFAHVKLLKEKKIHVVPNIHSHQLLTNWQEPCVVFCPHWSLRIGPVVHLLRRWCGDPKSLLILEDIVNPELALLPFKPVAMKVLQCLFPSGIGLQKVQPLLKTLQPKTVMFPEDLRLKTSFSCEKSFSVSYYTEAEPLKVSCQKDSSELKIAADLASQFYWKTFKKEGINVTRLKGNLLMENGRHHLLLDNNKKTSESNSSLVRCGLADYNKFLPALSEMGINASIELVKDDVESQNVCLVHTKEPYKALIEIGNTSTVITTADANVASILYKAIDNILDGV